A single region of the Chitinophaga niabensis genome encodes:
- a CDS encoding amidophosphoribosyltransferase, which translates to MSDAIKHECGLAFIRLRKPFSYYQQKHGTVFYGLNKLYLLMEKQHNRGQDGAGVAAVKLHTEPGVPFMHRIRSSEPQPIGDVFAKIREEIAEIEKYQPEITKYPGLLKGHMRFLGELLLGHLRYATQGKNNVELCHPFVRYNTIPARNLTMAGNFNLVNVDELFNFVKVSPGETHKNSDLAAMLEVVHHFLAKEDEVRQNGLDVKSILQQAFSMFDGGYHVCGLIGSGDSFVIRDPHGIRPSYYYINDEVIVAASERAAIRTAFNVGENEVMELMPGTALIVKENGDYSIEQIIPAKERRACSFERIYFSRGNDEKIYKERSALGYHLSETVLKAIDNDLRNTIFSFIPNTAEVAFYGLIKGLEDYLNRIKVERIMSWGKDFDEEKLQEMVNRRIRIDKIAIKDVKMRTFITEDASRNEMVQHVYDITYGTVKPGTDTLVVIDDSIVRGTTLRESIIKMLDRLGPKRIIIMSSAPQIRYPDCYGIDMSKMGEFVAFQAAIALIREQGKDYILQEAYGLCKELERTNTLHAQNVVKNVYKAFTPEEISKKIAQIITPAGISANVEVIYQNIESLHASCPNNLGDWYFTGNYPTPGGNRVVNKSFMNYMEGKNERGY; encoded by the coding sequence ATGAGTGACGCGATAAAGCATGAATGCGGTTTAGCATTCATAAGATTAAGAAAACCATTCAGTTACTACCAGCAAAAGCACGGAACGGTTTTCTACGGATTGAATAAGCTGTATCTCCTCATGGAAAAACAGCACAACCGTGGTCAGGACGGCGCAGGAGTAGCCGCAGTAAAATTGCACACGGAACCGGGCGTCCCCTTCATGCACAGGATCCGTAGTAGTGAACCCCAACCCATCGGCGACGTCTTCGCCAAGATCAGAGAAGAAATTGCAGAAATAGAAAAATACCAGCCGGAGATCACCAAATACCCCGGTCTCCTGAAAGGCCACATGCGCTTCCTGGGAGAACTGCTGTTAGGGCATCTCCGTTATGCTACACAAGGAAAGAATAACGTTGAGTTATGCCATCCCTTTGTTCGCTACAACACCATTCCCGCCCGCAACCTTACCATGGCAGGCAACTTCAACCTGGTGAATGTGGACGAACTCTTCAACTTTGTAAAAGTATCACCCGGCGAAACCCATAAGAACAGTGATCTCGCCGCCATGCTGGAAGTAGTACACCACTTCCTCGCCAAAGAAGATGAAGTACGCCAGAACGGCCTGGATGTTAAATCCATCCTCCAGCAGGCATTCTCCATGTTCGATGGTGGTTACCACGTCTGCGGCCTGATCGGTTCCGGCGATTCCTTTGTGATCCGCGACCCTCATGGTATCCGTCCTTCTTATTACTATATCAACGATGAAGTGATCGTAGCTGCTTCCGAAAGGGCCGCTATCCGTACTGCTTTTAACGTTGGGGAGAATGAGGTAATGGAACTGATGCCGGGTACTGCACTCATCGTGAAAGAGAACGGAGATTATTCTATTGAACAGATCATTCCTGCTAAAGAACGCCGCGCCTGTAGCTTTGAGCGCATCTACTTCTCCCGCGGGAACGACGAAAAGATCTATAAAGAACGTTCAGCACTCGGGTATCATTTATCCGAAACTGTGCTGAAAGCAATTGATAACGACCTGCGTAACACTATCTTCTCTTTCATTCCCAATACGGCAGAGGTAGCCTTTTATGGCCTGATCAAAGGCCTGGAAGATTACCTGAACCGCATCAAGGTAGAAAGGATCATGTCCTGGGGTAAGGATTTCGATGAAGAGAAGCTCCAGGAAATGGTGAACCGCAGGATCAGGATAGATAAGATTGCCATCAAGGATGTGAAGATGCGCACCTTCATTACAGAAGATGCCAGCAGGAATGAAATGGTGCAGCACGTGTACGATATCACGTATGGTACCGTTAAACCAGGCACGGATACCCTTGTTGTAATAGACGACTCTATTGTCAGAGGAACCACCCTGCGGGAAAGCATCATCAAAATGCTGGACCGCCTTGGCCCGAAAAGGATCATTATCATGAGCTCTGCCCCACAGATCCGTTATCCGGACTGTTACGGTATAGATATGAGTAAGATGGGTGAGTTTGTGGCCTTCCAGGCAGCCATCGCACTGATCAGGGAACAGGGCAAGGATTATATCCTGCAGGAAGCCTACGGTCTCTGTAAAGAACTGGAGCGTACCAATACCCTCCATGCACAGAATGTGGTGAAGAATGTCTACAAAGCGTTCACACCGGAAGAGATCTCTAAAAAGATTGCACAGATCATTACACCAGCCGGTATCTCTGCTAATGTGGAAGTGATCTACCAGAATATTGAAAGCTTGCATGCCAGCTGCCCCAATAACCTTGGGGACTGGTACTTCACCGGTAACTACCCTACTCCCGGTGGTAACCGCGTAGTGAATAAATCCTTTATGAACTACATGGAAGGCAAGAACGAAAGAGGTTACTAA
- a CDS encoding SixA phosphatase family protein has translation MKTLLLIRHAKSSWNDPDMDDFDRPLNKRGKLNAPEMATRLLTRGTVPELIISSPAKRARATARIMAKEWKYPKEAILLEEELYLCYASTFLKVITKIDDDFKAVAIFAHNPGITDFANYLTEEIRIDNVPTTGIFGIEAETDHWEDFDRAKKRFLFFDYPKSEGLV, from the coding sequence ATGAAAACATTGTTGCTTATCCGTCACGCAAAATCAAGCTGGAACGATCCGGACATGGATGATTTTGACCGCCCGCTTAACAAACGGGGAAAACTGAATGCTCCTGAAATGGCAACAAGGCTACTCACCAGGGGAACAGTTCCGGAATTGATCATTTCCAGCCCGGCCAAACGTGCCCGCGCTACTGCCCGTATCATGGCCAAGGAATGGAAATATCCAAAAGAGGCTATTTTACTGGAGGAGGAACTGTATCTCTGTTATGCCTCCACTTTCCTTAAAGTGATCACTAAAATTGATGACGATTTTAAAGCAGTGGCCATTTTTGCCCATAACCCCGGGATCACTGATTTTGCCAATTACCTCACGGAAGAGATCCGCATCGATAATGTTCCCACCACCGGCATCTTTGGTATAGAAGCCGAAACCGATCACTGGGAGGATTTTGACCGCGCAAAGAAACGTTTCCTTTTCTTCGATTATCCAAAGAGTGAAGGCCTCGTATAG
- a CDS encoding acyl-CoA thioesterase encodes MSNEQKILSSETRIFKAVFPNTTNHYDTLFGGTAMQLMDEVAFITATRYSRKRMVTVSSDKIDFNKPIPGGTIVELIGKVIHTGNTSLKVSVEIFVEEMYSEERYKAISGTFTFVAIDEYKRPVPIDA; translated from the coding sequence ATGAGCAACGAACAAAAGATATTATCCTCGGAAACACGCATTTTCAAAGCCGTATTCCCCAACACCACCAATCATTACGATACCCTTTTCGGCGGTACCGCCATGCAGCTGATGGACGAAGTAGCCTTTATCACCGCTACCCGTTATTCCCGCAAACGCATGGTCACCGTGTCTTCAGACAAGATCGATTTTAATAAACCCATTCCCGGCGGAACCATTGTGGAACTGATCGGTAAAGTGATCCACACCGGGAACACCAGCCTTAAAGTGTCGGTAGAAATTTTTGTGGAGGAAATGTATTCAGAAGAAAGGTATAAAGCGATCAGTGGTACATTCACCTTTGTGGCCATTGATGAATACAAACGCCCTGTACCCATCGATGCCTGA
- a CDS encoding SAM hydrolase/SAM-dependent halogenase family protein, translating to MKPLHVLLLALTICYNATSAQSKALVLQTDFGLKDGAVSAMKGVAFGVSNDLKIFDLTHEIPAYNIWEAAYRLEQTAPYWPAGTVFVSVVDPGVGSERKSVVLQTNSGHYFVTPDNGTLTLIARHLGIKAVREIDEKRNRLPGSSASYTFHGRDVYAYTGARLAAGVIPFDSVGPALPNAVVNIPYQQAEFREGTIYGNIPILDIQYGNVWTNIDAATLAKLNLKYSDQLNIRILHNKKLVFAGVMPYVTTFAAVKEGLPLAYQNSLMNLSFAINYGNFAAQHKVASGPEWTVEVKSNR from the coding sequence ATGAAACCATTGCATGTACTCCTGCTGGCGCTAACGATATGTTATAACGCCACTTCCGCTCAATCCAAAGCCCTTGTTCTCCAAACAGATTTCGGCCTGAAAGATGGCGCTGTGTCCGCCATGAAGGGAGTAGCCTTCGGCGTATCCAACGATCTGAAGATCTTTGACCTTACCCACGAAATTCCGGCTTACAACATCTGGGAAGCTGCATACCGCCTGGAACAAACAGCTCCTTACTGGCCCGCCGGCACAGTATTCGTATCCGTAGTAGATCCCGGCGTAGGCTCTGAAAGAAAATCAGTTGTGCTGCAAACCAACAGCGGGCATTATTTTGTAACGCCGGATAATGGAACACTTACCCTGATCGCCAGACACCTGGGTATCAAAGCGGTGAGGGAGATAGATGAAAAGCGCAACCGGCTGCCGGGCTCTTCAGCATCTTATACCTTTCATGGCCGTGACGTATACGCCTATACGGGAGCAAGGCTTGCAGCGGGCGTGATCCCCTTTGATTCCGTTGGCCCTGCCTTACCCAATGCAGTTGTAAACATTCCTTATCAGCAGGCTGAATTCAGGGAAGGCACTATCTATGGTAATATTCCTATCCTGGATATCCAATACGGCAACGTATGGACCAATATCGACGCCGCCACACTGGCCAAACTGAACCTGAAATATAGCGATCAGCTAAACATTCGCATCCTGCATAATAAAAAGCTGGTGTTTGCAGGGGTTATGCCATATGTCACTACCTTTGCTGCTGTAAAAGAAGGTTTACCGCTGGCCTATCAGAACAGCCTGATGAACCTTTCCTTCGCCATTAATTACGGCAACTTTGCAGCGCAGCATAAGGTAGCCAGCGGCCCTGAATGGACCGTAGAAGTAAAATCAAACAGATGA
- a CDS encoding RNA polymerase sigma factor, whose amino-acid sequence MNQLRTSKIEKNWHLLAGGDREGLYECFDLFYDDLFRLGVALYRDVDLVQGCINELFLELWKIRERLKEVQNIQQYVITIFKRLLYKASNGAKVVLFDEAVHMELTQSSYEEMLIALQTDEGLKAKLQVAMKQLSGRQMQLVQMRFYEGRGFKEMAEVTGLTERTIYNTLHNALQVLRKEMD is encoded by the coding sequence ATGAACCAGCTTCGTACGTCAAAAATTGAAAAGAATTGGCACCTGCTTGCCGGAGGGGACCGTGAGGGCCTTTACGAGTGCTTTGATCTTTTCTATGACGACCTTTTCAGGCTGGGCGTTGCCCTTTACCGCGATGTGGACCTTGTACAGGGATGTATCAATGAGCTTTTCCTGGAATTATGGAAGATCAGGGAACGCCTGAAGGAAGTACAGAACATCCAGCAATATGTGATCACCATCTTCAAACGCCTCCTCTATAAAGCCTCCAATGGCGCCAAAGTGGTGTTGTTCGATGAAGCAGTGCATATGGAGTTAACGCAGTCCTCTTATGAAGAGATGCTCATTGCCCTCCAAACAGACGAAGGACTGAAAGCAAAGCTCCAGGTAGCTATGAAACAATTATCCGGGCGGCAGATGCAATTGGTGCAGATGAGGTTTTATGAAGGAAGGGGATTCAAAGAGATGGCCGAAGTAACAGGGCTGACTGAACGAACGATCTATAATACATTGCATAATGCGTTGCAGGTGTTGCGGAAGGAAATGGATTAA
- a CDS encoding FecR family protein → MLHSHSTAEELLLIDSFLHYCKGTPEDDVLYWEQMLLEHPQLLPEVERARELYLTMQGYPPISLKTAALQRLKDSLDAQEVTTPVRRLSYKWIAAASVVAIALASFLVFNNKKEKSIHYTPLAATGLQDRTRLTLPDGSSVLLSTASRLQLSDNFNKGDRSVYLDGEAYFDVRSNASLPFTVITSKTATTVLGTAFKVRSYPADHHAQIMLASGKVRVEAQSKTMELTPGEEAICEDGAGIKKTNYQPENMQRWIQRKVEFVNADLDQISKTLEEYYGVKVKLEKRPTGKAVRFTGVFNNQQLNVVLDAISFTNEFTYRLENNEVVIRF, encoded by the coding sequence ATGCTGCATTCGCATTCTACCGCAGAAGAATTACTGCTGATCGATTCATTCCTCCACTACTGTAAAGGTACTCCGGAAGACGATGTACTATACTGGGAGCAGATGCTCCTGGAGCATCCGCAATTGTTACCTGAAGTGGAAAGAGCCCGCGAATTATACCTCACCATGCAAGGATATCCCCCTATTTCCCTGAAGACCGCAGCCCTTCAAAGATTGAAGGACAGTCTTGATGCCCAGGAAGTTACCACACCTGTACGCAGGCTTTCCTATAAATGGATCGCCGCCGCCAGTGTTGTGGCCATTGCCCTGGCTTCTTTCCTGGTGTTTAATAATAAGAAAGAAAAAAGCATCCATTATACACCACTTGCAGCAACAGGACTGCAAGACCGAACCCGCCTTACCCTCCCCGATGGCTCCTCCGTTCTCCTCAGCACTGCCAGCAGGTTGCAGTTGAGCGACAACTTCAATAAAGGAGACCGTTCTGTATACCTGGACGGGGAAGCTTACTTCGACGTAAGATCAAATGCCAGCCTTCCTTTTACCGTGATCACCAGCAAAACCGCTACCACTGTATTAGGTACAGCATTCAAAGTACGCAGTTACCCCGCAGACCACCATGCACAGATCATGCTGGCATCTGGTAAAGTGAGAGTGGAGGCGCAATCTAAAACGATGGAATTAACCCCGGGAGAGGAAGCGATCTGTGAAGATGGCGCAGGAATTAAAAAAACTAACTATCAGCCTGAGAATATGCAACGATGGATCCAGCGGAAAGTTGAGTTTGTAAACGCAGACCTGGATCAGATATCAAAGACCCTCGAAGAATACTATGGAGTAAAGGTGAAACTGGAGAAACGCCCCACCGGAAAGGCCGTAAGGTTCACCGGTGTATTTAACAACCAACAACTGAATGTAGTACTGGACGCAATCAGCTTTACCAATGAGTTCACTTACCGCCTCGAAAACAATGAGGTAGTGATCCGCTTTTAA
- a CDS encoding SusC/RagA family TonB-linked outer membrane protein, with the protein MTKTLPRSCMMFAMLLLWQTITTFAYGQQKKYSFNWENVALSSVFKQIEQAANVRFSYNPSGIKENTSIHLRIDSQQLDAVVARLCQAINSNYRITDNIVMIRPTSGPTEVATHPLQGRVVNEKGEALPGVTVHNLRLKKAVHTVDNGTYTIEANQGDRIEFTMIGFESLVRIAGAEGSVLNITLKEKVTELGAVVVTALGIRREARALGYAHAEVSGDDMKRARETNVINSLAGKVPGLVINSTAGGPAGSSRVIIRGNTTITGNNQPLYVVDGVPIDNSNYGQVGSEKYSSGFDFGDAISAINPDDIETISVLKGPSASALYGSRAGHGVILITTKKGTLKKSLGIELNSTATMEKQLTRFDDYQYEYGQGTGGTIPRDKDQARTTLFSNFGARLDPNLPVTGFDGKLRPYGLVRNNIENFFRTGSTFTNTISLTSSTDNTAFRLSLSDLRNNDIVPNSDMNRNTVNFSSNSKFGKKLTVDAKVMYMREKVNNRPALGDDAGNIGNSFVGLANNVDQEIFSTGYKNINGDYVDWGGGEYRLNPYWVINEMQNTTKKDRVIGNLVANYQFKDWIGLQGRFSTDFTYFNYRKFSPPSTPGSITGRYEGVDQKYQTTEADLLLTLQKQFTPKWYAAARLGTSLSQYSKPGTRLLATDMQVKDVISFNSFNDKVVEDLESRKRINSFYGLFSVAYKNWAYLDASVRRDAASTLPKDVNSYIYGSLSGSFVFSDALNLKGKTLSYGKLRASIAEVGNDTDPFMDGLYYSLAPYPINGQALGGVDGKIMPITDLKPTRTRSFEVGTEMKFLNNNIGLDVTYYSQDSRDQINYLPAPTSSGFTQRLINAGVISNSGWEIALSATPVNKGDFRWDISVNAARNKNVVKSLANGVPFLTLSDARWLGVSVVAQPNTPYGAILGYDYQYDAGGNVILDSITLTPLTTDNRQVLGKGTWDWTGGMTTSLSYKNFTFNAILDIKQGADLFSMTNLFAVIRGSHKTTLEGRQEWIHSEEERLAANKTAIEWKEEGKVRGYVPQGVVPNGMGPDGKQQYVKNTAAVDPGQYWSLFYSDNKGITTPFLYDASYIKMREMSLMYSVPSGLLKRIGINALTVAIVSRNPFILHKNVPNVDPDSNYNNGNGQGLEYGSLPSRRSWGLNLNARF; encoded by the coding sequence ATGACTAAAACGTTACCACGTTCATGTATGATGTTTGCTATGCTATTGCTATGGCAGACCATCACTACATTTGCCTATGGGCAGCAAAAAAAGTATTCTTTCAACTGGGAAAATGTAGCGCTTTCAAGTGTGTTCAAACAAATTGAACAGGCCGCGAATGTTCGTTTTTCCTACAATCCCTCCGGCATTAAAGAGAACACCTCTATTCATTTACGAATAGACAGTCAGCAACTGGATGCAGTTGTTGCACGGCTTTGCCAGGCCATTAATTCCAATTACAGGATCACAGATAACATTGTGATGATCCGCCCCACAAGTGGCCCCACGGAAGTAGCCACCCATCCGCTGCAAGGGAGAGTGGTCAATGAAAAAGGGGAAGCACTGCCAGGCGTAACCGTACACAACCTGCGTCTCAAAAAAGCAGTGCATACAGTAGACAATGGAACGTACACCATTGAAGCCAACCAGGGAGACCGCATTGAATTCACCATGATAGGTTTTGAATCCCTGGTTCGTATAGCGGGTGCTGAAGGCAGTGTATTAAATATCACCCTGAAAGAAAAAGTGACGGAACTGGGTGCTGTAGTGGTAACGGCCCTTGGTATCCGCAGAGAGGCACGTGCTTTAGGTTATGCACATGCAGAGGTTTCAGGTGACGATATGAAGAGAGCACGCGAAACAAATGTGATCAATTCACTGGCCGGTAAAGTACCAGGTCTGGTGATCAACAGCACGGCTGGTGGCCCCGCTGGTTCGTCCCGTGTGATCATTCGTGGTAATACAACCATCACCGGTAATAACCAACCGCTGTATGTAGTGGATGGTGTACCTATTGACAACTCTAACTATGGCCAGGTAGGCAGTGAAAAATATTCCAGTGGTTTTGATTTCGGAGATGCCATCTCTGCTATCAACCCGGATGATATTGAAACCATCAGTGTACTGAAAGGCCCTTCTGCTTCTGCATTGTATGGAAGCCGCGCAGGCCACGGTGTTATCCTTATCACCACTAAAAAAGGAACACTTAAAAAATCGCTTGGCATAGAACTGAACAGTACGGCCACAATGGAAAAACAACTGACCCGTTTTGATGATTACCAATACGAATACGGGCAGGGCACAGGTGGTACCATCCCTCGTGATAAAGACCAGGCAAGAACTACTTTGTTCAGCAACTTCGGCGCAAGGCTGGACCCTAATCTGCCGGTAACAGGGTTCGACGGGAAACTGCGCCCTTACGGACTGGTACGTAACAACATCGAAAACTTCTTCCGTACCGGTTCTACTTTTACAAACACCATTTCCCTTACAAGCTCAACTGATAACACGGCCTTTCGTCTGTCTTTGTCCGACCTGCGTAATAACGACATTGTTCCCAATAGCGACATGAACCGCAACACGGTTAACTTTTCCAGCAATTCAAAGTTCGGCAAGAAACTTACCGTGGATGCCAAAGTGATGTACATGCGGGAAAAAGTGAATAACCGCCCGGCTTTGGGAGACGATGCCGGTAACATTGGTAACTCTTTTGTAGGCCTGGCCAATAATGTAGACCAGGAAATCTTCTCTACCGGGTATAAAAATATAAACGGGGATTATGTGGACTGGGGAGGAGGAGAATACCGGCTTAATCCTTACTGGGTGATCAATGAAATGCAGAACACCACTAAAAAGGACCGTGTGATCGGCAACCTGGTGGCCAATTACCAGTTCAAAGACTGGATCGGCTTACAGGGAAGGTTCTCTACAGACTTCACTTATTTCAATTACCGTAAGTTCAGTCCTCCCAGTACACCGGGATCTATTACCGGAAGATATGAAGGAGTTGATCAGAAATACCAGACCACAGAAGCAGACCTCCTGCTTACCCTCCAAAAACAATTCACGCCAAAATGGTATGCTGCTGCAAGGTTAGGTACCAGCCTTTCCCAATATTCCAAACCGGGTACCCGCCTGCTGGCTACAGATATGCAGGTGAAAGATGTGATCAGCTTTAACAGCTTCAATGATAAAGTGGTGGAAGACCTGGAATCCCGCAAACGTATCAACTCATTCTATGGCTTGTTCAGCGTGGCATATAAGAACTGGGCTTATTTAGATGCCTCCGTTCGCAGAGATGCTGCATCTACTTTACCGAAGGATGTGAACTCTTATATCTACGGTTCATTATCAGGAAGTTTTGTATTCTCAGATGCACTGAACCTGAAAGGCAAAACCCTGAGTTATGGTAAACTGCGGGCATCTATTGCAGAAGTAGGAAATGATACAGATCCTTTCATGGATGGTTTGTATTACAGCCTTGCCCCATACCCTATTAATGGCCAGGCCCTTGGAGGCGTTGATGGTAAAATAATGCCTATTACAGATCTGAAACCCACACGTACCCGTTCTTTTGAAGTGGGAACGGAAATGAAGTTCCTGAATAATAACATCGGTCTTGATGTAACCTATTATTCACAGGACTCAAGAGATCAGATCAATTACCTGCCGGCGCCTACTTCTTCAGGATTTACACAACGCCTGATCAATGCAGGTGTGATCTCCAACAGCGGATGGGAAATAGCGCTTTCCGCCACCCCTGTTAATAAAGGAGATTTTAGATGGGATATCAGTGTGAATGCCGCACGTAACAAGAACGTAGTGAAATCACTGGCAAATGGTGTTCCATTCCTTACACTCTCTGATGCCCGCTGGCTGGGTGTTTCAGTTGTAGCACAACCTAATACGCCTTATGGTGCTATCCTCGGATATGATTATCAGTATGACGCAGGAGGGAATGTGATCCTGGATTCCATAACCCTTACCCCGCTTACTACAGATAACCGCCAGGTTTTAGGTAAAGGTACCTGGGACTGGACCGGTGGTATGACCACATCCCTCTCTTATAAGAATTTCACCTTCAACGCTATCCTGGATATTAAACAGGGCGCAGATCTCTTTTCCATGACCAATCTTTTTGCGGTGATCCGTGGTAGTCATAAAACCACCCTGGAAGGCCGTCAGGAATGGATCCATTCAGAGGAAGAAAGACTGGCTGCCAATAAAACGGCAATAGAATGGAAAGAGGAGGGGAAGGTAAGAGGATATGTTCCGCAGGGCGTTGTGCCTAACGGCATGGGGCCTGATGGTAAGCAGCAGTATGTGAAAAACACGGCGGCGGTAGATCCCGGTCAATACTGGTCGCTCTTCTATAGTGATAACAAGGGTATCACCACCCCTTTCCTATATGATGCATCCTACATTAAAATGCGCGAAATGTCTTTGATGTACAGTGTGCCATCCGGTCTTTTAAAACGGATCGGTATCAATGCTTTAACGGTGGCTATTGTTAGCCGTAATCCTTTCATCCTGCATAAAAATGTGCCGAATGTAGACCCTGATTCCAACTATAATAATGGTAACGGCCAGGGGCTGGAATATGGTTCCCTGCCTTCCCGCAGAAGCTGGGGTTTGAACCTGAATGCAAGGTTCTGA
- a CDS encoding SusD/RagB family nutrient-binding outer membrane lipoprotein — MKRYYNSLLYLCLALVTGLMSCDDFGDMNVNPTKSSNMDPALQLALIQARFSGDLESNERVGTFNCMPMVQQLGGAWACQYGGFYVKQQQYMSILWELNYPNDILNIADAVNRSKDDPKKQNLHNICRIMKVYVFARLTDLYGDIPYSEASSGYSKGIVHPKYDKQADIYDDFFKELTEASTALDPAKDQVAQDQFYKGDIAAWKKFANSLHLRLAMRLVKRDETKAKAEVQKAFARGVFSRNEDVCKMTHENVQNNYADVRGNGLSASINQGELVPYRYNQVFINALRNTNDPRLEHMARYYIDIPYKFMERLDVTEQVRAVVGYTGCNNGDFVWDDWKSTFTITVPGRGDFEIGNNGQKIQLANFLIANNAPFLHLTYAETELLLAEACFRWGLNLNGDYTTHYNNGIEAGIRQLSFYPGGPSIETGKITQYKADNVLAPGRELQMINHQLWVVLFMNGPEAYANWRRSGFPQLTPGYKPGYSNINTIPRRFEYPLSEKEQNKANYDKALQDMGGNDDWTARVWWDKQ; from the coding sequence ATGAAACGTTATTATAATTCCCTGTTGTACTTATGCCTGGCTTTGGTGACAGGGTTGATGAGCTGCGATGATTTTGGGGACATGAACGTGAATCCCACAAAAAGCAGTAACATGGACCCTGCACTTCAGCTTGCGCTGATCCAGGCCCGGTTTTCCGGGGACCTCGAATCCAATGAACGCGTGGGCACTTTTAACTGCATGCCCATGGTGCAACAACTGGGCGGTGCATGGGCCTGCCAGTACGGAGGTTTTTATGTGAAGCAGCAGCAATACATGAGCATCCTCTGGGAGCTGAACTATCCTAATGATATCCTGAACATCGCAGATGCCGTGAACCGCTCCAAGGACGATCCGAAAAAACAAAACCTGCATAACATCTGCCGCATTATGAAGGTGTATGTTTTTGCCAGGTTAACGGACCTCTATGGAGATATTCCTTATTCAGAAGCATCCTCCGGTTACAGCAAAGGCATTGTACATCCTAAATACGATAAGCAGGCAGATATCTATGACGATTTCTTCAAAGAACTCACAGAAGCTTCTACTGCGCTGGACCCTGCTAAAGACCAGGTTGCACAGGACCAGTTCTATAAAGGAGATATCGCTGCCTGGAAGAAATTTGCGAACTCATTACATCTCCGTTTGGCCATGCGTTTGGTAAAACGGGATGAAACAAAAGCAAAGGCAGAAGTACAGAAAGCATTTGCCCGCGGCGTATTCAGCCGTAATGAAGATGTGTGTAAAATGACGCATGAGAATGTACAGAATAATTATGCGGATGTAAGAGGAAACGGCCTTTCTGCTTCCATCAACCAGGGAGAGTTGGTGCCTTACCGTTATAACCAGGTATTCATCAATGCACTTCGCAATACCAACGATCCACGCCTTGAGCATATGGCCAGGTATTACATTGATATTCCTTACAAGTTCATGGAACGGCTGGATGTTACCGAACAGGTAAGAGCAGTAGTGGGATATACCGGTTGCAATAATGGTGATTTTGTGTGGGACGACTGGAAGAGTACGTTTACCATTACGGTTCCCGGCCGCGGAGATTTTGAGATCGGCAACAACGGGCAAAAGATCCAGCTGGCTAATTTCCTCATTGCCAATAATGCGCCTTTCCTGCATCTTACTTATGCGGAAACAGAATTGTTACTGGCCGAAGCCTGTTTCCGCTGGGGGCTTAACCTCAATGGAGATTATACCACGCACTACAATAATGGTATTGAAGCAGGTATCCGTCAGCTGAGCTTTTATCCCGGCGGGCCTTCCATTGAAACAGGGAAGATCACACAGTATAAAGCAGATAACGTGTTAGCGCCCGGCAGGGAATTGCAGATGATCAATCACCAGCTTTGGGTAGTGCTGTTCATGAATGGTCCTGAAGCATATGCCAACTGGCGCAGGTCAGGCTTCCCGCAATTGACACCAGGGTATAAACCCGGCTATTCCAATATCAATACCATACCACGCCGTTTTGAATATCCGCTGTCTGAGAAAGAGCAGAATAAAGCGAATTATGATAAAGCCCTGCAGGATATGGGCGGAAATGATGATTGGACAGCCCGCGTATGGTGGGACAAGCAATAA